The window AGTTTCCCTGGGAGCGGGTCCGTAGGTCGAGTCGCGAGTTTGATCGAATGCGAACCGGCGTTTCGGAGATCAAAATCGATGGCGGTTCCGATTAAACCGGATACAGTTGACGATTCCGGGTCGGGTATTGAACCGGCTCGTGGGCTGAGTAAGAAAACGGTGTCGTTTTGGAGGATGTTAATGGGAAACAGAGGAGGAGATACGAAGCCGGCGATCATGAGGAAGTCGAGATCTGTTGCGGTCGTGGGAGATATGAAATACCCTCCGGCGACGGGAAAAGGGAAGGGGTGGAGTT is drawn from Brassica oleracea var. oleracea cultivar TO1000 unplaced genomic scaffold, BOL UnpScaffold12457, whole genome shotgun sequence and contains these coding sequences:
- the LOC106322269 gene encoding uncharacterized protein LOC106322269, translating into FIGVCPFCLHERLSSLCPDCATDIPCSCSSRADVCFSPSSSSSSSSFTLFAGDITFSFPGSGSVGRVASLIECEPAFRRSKSMAVPIKPDTVDDSGSGIEPARGLSKKTVSFWRMLMGNRGGDTKPAIMRKSRSVAVVGDMKYPPATGKGKGWSFPSPSK